The Immundisolibacter cernigliae genome has a window encoding:
- a CDS encoding FAD binding domain-containing protein, producing MHSFDYAAPTSLGEALTLLAGARGNARVLAGGTDLIVNMRVGRRKPGLVVDGKRIPELNELSLTADGLTLGAAVSCRRAYEHAEVAKRYPALVDSMSLIGSVHIQGRATVGGNLCNAAPSGDAIPTLIALGAVARVLGPNGTREVPVEEFCVAPGKTCLADDELLVSVFIPAPTANSGAHYLRFIPRNEMDIAIAGAGVSVVLDAAKQNFVSARIALASVGPTPIFAREAGALLAGKPVNEDNIQLAADSAQTVAKPITDMRGTIEQRKHLVKVLTARALRGAIERAKGA from the coding sequence ATGCACAGCTTCGATTACGCGGCGCCCACGTCGCTGGGCGAGGCCCTCACGCTGCTGGCGGGGGCGCGCGGCAATGCCCGCGTGCTGGCCGGCGGCACGGATCTGATCGTCAACATGCGCGTCGGCCGGCGCAAGCCGGGCCTGGTGGTGGATGGCAAGCGCATTCCGGAACTGAATGAGCTGTCGCTGACCGCCGACGGCCTGACGCTGGGTGCCGCCGTTTCCTGCCGGCGCGCCTACGAGCACGCCGAGGTGGCCAAGCGCTACCCGGCACTGGTCGACTCCATGAGCCTGATCGGCAGCGTGCATATCCAGGGCCGCGCCACGGTTGGCGGCAACCTGTGCAACGCAGCCCCCAGCGGCGACGCCATCCCGACCCTGATCGCGCTGGGCGCGGTGGCGCGGGTGCTCGGGCCAAACGGAACTCGCGAAGTGCCTGTCGAGGAGTTCTGCGTGGCTCCCGGCAAGACCTGCCTGGCCGACGACGAGCTGCTGGTCAGTGTGTTTATCCCTGCGCCGACGGCCAACAGTGGCGCCCACTATCTGCGCTTCATTCCGCGCAACGAGATGGACATCGCCATCGCCGGCGCCGGCGTGAGCGTGGTGCTGGACGCGGCCAAACAGAACTTCGTTTCGGCGCGCATCGCGCTGGCATCGGTCGGCCCGACGCCGATCTTCGCCCGCGAAGCCGGCGCGCTGCTGGCCGGCAAACCGGTCAACGAGGACAACATCCAGCTTGCCGCGGATTCCGCACAGACGGTCGCCAAGCCGATTACCGACATGCGCGGCACCATCGAGCAGCGCAAACATCTGGTCAAGGTGCTCACGGCCCGCGCGCTGCGCGGTGCCATCGAGCGTGCAAAGGGAGCTTGA
- a CDS encoding (2Fe-2S)-binding protein — translation MAKKTHVETTLNGEALEFLVEPRQSLLESLRDVVHMTGTKEGCNDGNCGACSVLLDGVLVNSCCVLGVEAQGRTIETVEGLGTTDNLHPLQQAFLEETGMQCGICTPGFLMASKALLQKTPNPSEDEVRLWLAGNLCRCTGYDKLVRAVLKASKAMEAA, via the coding sequence ATGGCAAAGAAAACACACGTCGAAACAACCCTCAATGGCGAAGCGCTGGAATTTCTGGTCGAGCCGCGGCAGAGCCTGCTCGAGTCGCTGCGCGACGTGGTGCACATGACCGGCACCAAGGAAGGCTGCAACGATGGCAACTGCGGTGCCTGCAGCGTCCTGCTCGACGGCGTGCTGGTGAATTCCTGTTGCGTGCTGGGCGTCGAGGCACAGGGTCGCACCATCGAGACGGTCGAGGGCCTCGGCACCACCGACAACCTGCACCCGTTGCAGCAGGCTTTTCTGGAAGAAACCGGCATGCAGTGTGGTATCTGCACGCCGGGTTTCCTGATGGCGTCCAAGGCGCTGCTGCAGAAAACACCCAATCCATCCGAGGACGAGGTTCGTCTGTGGCTGGCCGGCAACCTGTGTCGCTGCACCGGCTATGACAAGCTCGTGCGGGCGGTTCTGAAAGCCAGTAAGGCAATGGAGGCTGCGTAA
- a CDS encoding xanthine dehydrogenase family protein molybdopterin-binding subunit encodes MNMEPEYKPRQWRVLGTTPVRRDGIDKVTGQAKFGDDVHLPDMLHGKVVRSPHPHARIKRIDISKAMALPGVKAVITGADFPPLNQAVVAAGEGGSVSMQDIADNCIAKHTVFYDGHAVAAVAAENPHVAEEAAALVEVEYEILPFIQDVREAVKEGAVVLHDDYVPGAFLFPTQKALPNAGRLQLAAGDIEQGFKDADIVVEREYTTATVHQGYIESHITTCRWDSDQHLTVWTSTQGAFAIRDFLASILNLQLSQIRVIPMEIGGGFGGKDVVYLDPLAALLAKKTGRPVKMAMTRAEVLKATGPSSGTYCRVKIGCKKDGTLVAADLYLLFEAGAYPGGPIAPGALCALTRYNIPNVVIDGYDVMLNKPKIKPYRAPGATQANFVVETVIDELAEKCGLDPIDFRLKNATVAGDRLIIGMPVPPIGTVEMLQAVKKHPHYTAPLGGPNRGRGVSYAFWFGAGLTSSCEIHVNADGTINLATGSADLSGTRMTLAMQAAEALGVPLGDISSSVSDTDSIGYTFQSVGSRTTFATGYAIIKAAQLVLEQMKKRVAMIWEVDVADVDCTVETAGVADFVDRNDPHRRMHFKQVAARMDETGGPISVDFTANPHGVGFQIAANICDVEVDPETGKVQILRFTAFQDVGKAVHPDYVAGQMQGGAVQGLGWALSEGYWYNKDGRLANASLLDYRMPTSLDVPMIDTVILETPNPGHPFGIRGAGEVPIVPPPAAVANAIYNAVGVRMTTLPMAPGAVLEALWAKEGKPASVKVA; translated from the coding sequence ATGAACATGGAACCCGAATACAAACCCCGTCAGTGGCGTGTGCTGGGTACGACTCCGGTACGCCGCGACGGCATCGACAAGGTGACCGGCCAGGCCAAGTTTGGCGACGACGTGCACCTGCCGGACATGCTGCACGGCAAGGTCGTGCGCAGTCCGCATCCGCACGCTCGCATCAAGCGCATCGACATCAGCAAGGCGATGGCCCTGCCGGGCGTCAAGGCGGTCATCACCGGCGCCGATTTTCCGCCGCTGAATCAGGCCGTGGTTGCGGCTGGTGAGGGCGGCAGCGTCAGCATGCAGGACATCGCCGACAACTGCATCGCCAAGCACACCGTGTTCTACGACGGCCACGCCGTGGCCGCCGTGGCGGCCGAGAATCCGCACGTGGCCGAGGAAGCCGCGGCGCTGGTCGAGGTCGAGTACGAAATCCTGCCGTTCATCCAGGACGTACGCGAGGCGGTGAAGGAAGGCGCGGTGGTGCTGCACGACGACTACGTACCCGGCGCGTTCCTGTTCCCGACCCAGAAGGCGCTGCCCAATGCCGGGCGCCTGCAACTGGCGGCTGGCGACATCGAGCAGGGGTTCAAGGACGCCGACATCGTGGTGGAGCGGGAATACACCACTGCCACCGTGCATCAGGGCTACATCGAGTCGCACATCACCACCTGCCGCTGGGACAGCGACCAGCACCTGACGGTGTGGACCTCGACCCAGGGCGCGTTTGCGATTCGCGATTTTCTGGCTTCCATCCTGAACCTGCAGCTGTCGCAGATCCGCGTCATCCCGATGGAGATCGGCGGCGGCTTCGGTGGCAAGGATGTGGTGTACCTGGACCCGCTGGCGGCGCTGCTGGCCAAGAAGACCGGCCGTCCGGTGAAGATGGCCATGACCCGCGCCGAAGTGCTCAAGGCCACCGGCCCGAGCTCCGGCACCTACTGCCGCGTCAAGATCGGCTGCAAAAAGGACGGTACGCTGGTTGCGGCCGACCTGTACCTGCTGTTCGAGGCCGGCGCCTACCCGGGTGGCCCGATCGCGCCCGGCGCCCTGTGTGCGCTGACCCGCTACAACATCCCGAACGTGGTCATCGACGGCTACGACGTGATGCTGAACAAGCCCAAGATCAAGCCGTACCGTGCACCCGGCGCCACTCAGGCGAATTTCGTGGTCGAGACGGTGATCGACGAGCTGGCCGAGAAATGCGGCCTGGATCCGATCGATTTTCGCCTCAAGAACGCCACCGTCGCCGGCGATCGTCTGATCATCGGCATGCCGGTGCCGCCGATCGGTACCGTCGAGATGCTGCAGGCGGTCAAGAAGCACCCGCACTACACGGCGCCGCTGGGCGGCCCGAACCGCGGTCGCGGCGTTTCCTACGCCTTCTGGTTCGGCGCCGGTCTGACCTCAAGCTGCGAGATACATGTCAACGCCGACGGCACCATCAACCTGGCCACCGGCTCGGCTGACCTGTCCGGCACGCGCATGACCCTGGCCATGCAGGCGGCCGAGGCGCTGGGCGTGCCGCTGGGCGACATCAGCTCCAGCGTGTCCGATACCGACTCCATCGGCTACACGTTCCAGTCGGTCGGAAGCCGCACGACCTTCGCCACCGGCTACGCCATCATCAAGGCGGCGCAGCTTGTGCTCGAGCAAATGAAAAAGCGCGTGGCGATGATCTGGGAAGTCGATGTCGCCGACGTCGACTGCACGGTGGAGACCGCCGGCGTGGCCGATTTCGTCGACCGCAACGACCCGCACCGGCGCATGCACTTCAAGCAAGTGGCGGCGCGCATGGACGAGACCGGCGGGCCGATCTCGGTCGATTTCACTGCCAACCCGCATGGCGTCGGCTTCCAGATCGCCGCGAATATCTGCGACGTGGAAGTGGACCCGGAAACCGGCAAGGTGCAGATCCTGCGCTTCACCGCCTTCCAGGACGTCGGCAAGGCGGTGCATCCGGACTATGTGGCCGGACAGATGCAGGGCGGCGCGGTGCAGGGCCTCGGCTGGGCGCTCAGCGAGGGGTACTGGTACAACAAGGACGGCCGCCTGGCCAACGCCAGCCTGCTCGACTACCGCATGCCGACCTCGCTGGACGTGCCGATGATTGACACCGTGATCCTGGAGACTCCCAATCCGGGCCATCCGTTCGGCATCCGCGGTGCCGGCGAGGTGCCGATCGTGCCGCCGCCGGCAGCAGTTGCCAATGCCATCTACAACGCCGTGGGCGTGCGCATGACCACCCTGCCAATGGCACCGGGTGCGGTGCTGGAAGCCCTCTGGGCCAAGGAAGGCAAGCCCGCCTCGGTGAAGGTGGCCTGA
- a CDS encoding MoaD/ThiS family protein: MASVWIPATMQHLTGGEAVVQAPGSTVRELVSRLDQTYPGLKAAIVQEDGRLKPGVAVAVDGYVTSLGLFQPIKEHSDVQFVPAIGGG; this comes from the coding sequence ATGGCGAGCGTCTGGATCCCCGCCACCATGCAGCACCTGACAGGTGGCGAGGCGGTGGTTCAGGCGCCCGGCAGCACGGTGCGCGAGCTCGTGTCCCGGCTCGACCAGACCTATCCCGGACTGAAGGCGGCCATCGTGCAGGAAGATGGCCGCCTGAAACCCGGCGTTGCCGTGGCGGTCGACGGCTACGTCACCAGCCTTGGCCTGTTCCAGCCGATCAAGGAACACAGTGACGTCCAGTTCGTGCCCGCCATCGGTGGTGGCTGA
- a CDS encoding C40 family peptidase — protein MAALPAAPYQDNLLAAEIAASMIGTPYRAGGDRPREGFDCSGLVRYSYRLLGLDLPRTADAQRAVTQPVTEGALAIGDLLFFRINGAISHVGIYYGDGEFVHAPSSGKAVMRSRLDEPYWRARLDARGRPLPGLQDSAGSSPRNSSGALTNPGRSVAATGALSRNP, from the coding sequence TTGGCGGCCCTGCCCGCAGCTCCCTACCAGGACAACCTGCTGGCAGCCGAAATAGCGGCATCGATGATCGGCACGCCGTATCGCGCCGGCGGCGATCGGCCGCGTGAAGGTTTCGACTGCAGTGGCCTGGTCAGGTATTCCTATCGCCTGCTGGGCCTGGATCTGCCGCGCACGGCCGATGCGCAGCGGGCGGTCACGCAGCCCGTGACCGAAGGCGCGCTGGCCATCGGCGACCTGCTGTTTTTCCGTATCAATGGCGCCATCAGTCATGTTGGCATTTATTACGGCGACGGCGAGTTCGTGCACGCACCCTCGAGCGGCAAGGCGGTCATGCGCAGTCGGCTCGATGAACCCTACTGGCGGGCGCGCCTGGACGCGCGCGGGCGACCGCTGCCGGGGCTTCAGGACAGTGCCGGCAGCAGCCCGCGCAACAGTTCCGGGGCATTGACCAATCCCGGCAGGTCGGTGGCGGCCACCGGCGCGCTGAGCAGGAATCCCTGA
- a CDS encoding putative bifunctional diguanylate cyclase/phosphodiesterase — protein MSERLASTATVAIDPHPVDAQHLSTALQTTAADAVLLAAWSLDALTRALPDCDLATLAPELPLLLVLDAPPDEANVLDDRWPTGCVWLRRDFGRGELLAALGQAQINLAFAANPDGVLLLEADQRVALANPAAGRLLGRTTADLHGHRLDLSGDDQGIQEWTAPDGRTLEWKSRALPRAGGAAVVSLHDATERRAAARALEFRAEHDTLTGLPNSVRLHQELNSALARADRDGGRVAVLYLDLDGFKQINDAFGHDVGDAVLIAVAQRLTAVRRSGELLARVGGDELVMLAESFPPGFESRIAERVLGALDAPLQAGERTLQLGLSIGVAVYPDHASDAEGLLRVADEAMYAAKRSGRDTYRLASTHADAVSQRRQELTAGLKQGLLRGEFELLYQPLLDLKRARFVGAEALLRWHRPTVGVLHPAQFLDVAETSGLILEIGDWVLDRLCAQLAQWRWVLGEDFFVCANLSAAQLRRADFAGRFRRVLHSHGLTSAAVRLEVSESIMAQELGRALGDVTAATDMYLAVDDVSQGMLSLRNISSLPIRSLKLDHSLVAGLPNDTLSAQLVEALIAIGRTFGLSVVAEGVENAEQLQFLRQRGCDYCQGFLLSAPVAATDLPGLVNAPELLRGLLPALS, from the coding sequence TTGTCCGAGCGCCTGGCGTCGACCGCCACGGTTGCCATCGATCCGCATCCGGTCGACGCTCAGCACCTGTCTACGGCGCTGCAGACCACCGCGGCCGACGCCGTGCTCCTGGCCGCCTGGTCCCTGGATGCGCTGACGCGCGCGCTGCCGGATTGCGACCTGGCCACGCTCGCCCCGGAGCTGCCTTTGTTGCTGGTGCTGGACGCGCCGCCCGACGAGGCCAACGTGCTCGACGACCGATGGCCGACCGGCTGCGTCTGGCTGCGGCGTGATTTCGGCCGCGGCGAGCTGCTGGCGGCGCTCGGGCAGGCGCAGATCAACCTGGCCTTCGCGGCCAATCCGGACGGCGTGCTGCTGCTGGAAGCGGATCAGCGGGTTGCCCTGGCAAACCCTGCCGCCGGGCGACTGCTGGGCAGGACCACCGCCGATCTGCACGGCCATCGCCTGGACTTGAGCGGCGATGACCAAGGAATTCAGGAATGGACCGCGCCCGACGGCCGCACGCTTGAGTGGAAAAGCCGTGCGCTGCCGCGGGCCGGCGGCGCCGCGGTCGTGAGCCTGCACGACGCGACCGAGCGCCGCGCCGCCGCCCGGGCGCTGGAGTTTCGTGCCGAACACGACACACTGACCGGCCTGCCCAATTCGGTGCGCCTGCACCAGGAGCTCAACTCGGCACTGGCGCGCGCCGACCGCGACGGCGGTCGGGTGGCGGTGCTGTATCTGGATCTGGACGGCTTCAAGCAGATCAACGACGCCTTCGGCCACGACGTCGGCGACGCCGTGCTGATCGCCGTGGCGCAACGCCTGACCGCGGTACGCCGTTCGGGCGAGCTGCTGGCGCGGGTGGGTGGAGATGAACTGGTCATGCTGGCCGAAAGCTTTCCGCCCGGATTCGAGAGCCGCATCGCCGAGCGCGTACTCGGCGCGCTCGATGCCCCGCTGCAGGCCGGCGAACGCACGCTGCAGCTTGGTCTGAGCATCGGCGTTGCGGTGTATCCGGATCATGCCAGCGACGCCGAGGGATTGTTGCGGGTGGCCGATGAGGCCATGTACGCGGCCAAGCGCAGCGGGCGCGACACCTACCGCCTCGCTTCCACGCACGCTGACGCCGTCTCGCAGCGCCGTCAGGAACTCACGGCCGGCCTCAAGCAGGGCTTGCTGCGCGGCGAGTTCGAACTGCTCTACCAGCCGCTGCTGGATCTGAAGCGCGCACGCTTCGTGGGTGCGGAGGCGCTGCTGCGCTGGCACCGGCCGACCGTGGGCGTGTTGCATCCGGCGCAGTTTCTGGACGTTGCCGAAACCAGCGGGCTGATCCTCGAGATCGGTGACTGGGTTCTGGACCGCCTGTGCGCACAACTGGCGCAGTGGCGCTGGGTGCTGGGCGAGGATTTCTTTGTCTGCGCCAACCTGTCGGCCGCGCAGCTGCGACGCGCCGATTTTGCTGGCCGCTTCCGGCGCGTGCTGCACAGCCACGGCCTGACCAGCGCCGCCGTGCGCCTGGAAGTGAGCGAAAGCATCATGGCGCAGGAACTGGGGCGTGCGCTCGGTGACGTGACCGCGGCCACCGACATGTACCTGGCGGTCGACGATGTCAGCCAGGGCATGCTGTCGCTGCGCAACATCAGCAGCCTGCCCATCCGCAGCCTGAAGCTGGACCACAGCCTGGTTGCCGGCTTGCCGAACGACACCCTGAGCGCCCAGCTGGTGGAGGCGCTGATCGCCATCGGACGAACCTTTGGCCTGTCAGTGGTTGCCGAAGGCGTCGAGAACGCGGAACAACTCCAGTTTCTGCGCCAGCGCGGCTGTGATTATTGTCAGGGATTCCTGCTCAGCGCGCCGGTGGCCGCCACCGACCTGCCGGGATTGGTCAATGCCCCGGAACTGTTGCGCGGGCTGCTGCCGGCACTGTCCTGA
- a CDS encoding thioesterase family protein yields the protein MATVAVDARRSDKLSPVRTAVSTNRIRQCCRWPSYDDKLSSLVDRGRFPERVIRRPPAAASRFRYRHNEGIVRHADPSPLAGRTSQPSHREQLRMNPAGSSQFEHDSRLVHAGNGVYEGELSAAWAIGAVPNGGYVMAIACRALAAALDLPHPASMTGHYLAPTEAGPVRIETQIIRRGRRISTATARLMQGDQERVRFTGAFTDFALSTGIDLTTVSPPEISGIAHCVPITELTPRPVAIHDRILARLDPDTASHWHSGDPAADTQLRAWLGFADGADPNVFSLPLFADALPPPLFRRVGFSGWVPTVELTVHVHRVPAPGLLRARFVTRHVTGGLLHEDGELWDSAGQLVALSRQLAIINGSAASRESGRSKPVGAPPEGVT from the coding sequence ATGGCAACCGTGGCGGTCGACGCCAGGCGCTCGGACAAGCTTTCACCCGTGCGCACGGCCGTATCCACAAACAGGATCCGCCAGTGCTGCCGATGGCCCTCGTACGACGACAAACTCAGCTCCCTCGTGGACCGGGGACGTTTCCCGGAGCGCGTTATCCGCAGGCCGCCCGCGGCGGCCAGCCGATTTCGATACAGGCACAATGAGGGCATTGTCCGGCACGCCGATCCGTCGCCATTGGCCGGAAGGACAAGCCAGCCATCACATCGGGAGCAGTTGCGGATGAATCCGGCCGGGAGCAGTCAGTTCGAACACGACAGCCGCCTCGTGCACGCCGGAAATGGCGTGTATGAGGGCGAGCTGTCCGCCGCCTGGGCCATCGGCGCCGTGCCCAATGGCGGCTATGTCATGGCGATTGCCTGCCGGGCGCTGGCCGCGGCGCTCGACCTTCCGCATCCTGCGAGCATGACCGGCCATTACCTGGCTCCCACAGAAGCCGGCCCGGTACGCATAGAAACCCAGATCATCCGCCGTGGGCGCCGGATCAGCACGGCGACGGCGCGGCTGATGCAGGGCGACCAGGAACGGGTCCGGTTCACGGGTGCCTTTACCGATTTTGCCCTCAGCACCGGCATCGACCTGACTACAGTATCACCGCCCGAGATATCCGGGATCGCGCATTGCGTACCGATAACCGAGCTCACGCCGCGCCCGGTTGCCATCCATGACCGGATACTCGCACGCCTGGACCCGGACACTGCCAGTCACTGGCACAGCGGCGACCCGGCGGCCGACACGCAGCTTCGCGCCTGGCTCGGCTTCGCTGACGGCGCCGACCCGAATGTGTTCTCGCTGCCCCTGTTTGCCGATGCGCTGCCGCCACCGCTGTTTCGGCGGGTGGGCTTCAGCGGCTGGGTACCGACGGTGGAACTGACGGTGCACGTGCACCGAGTGCCGGCGCCCGGCCTGCTGCGGGCGCGCTTCGTCACCCGCCACGTCACCGGCGGATTGCTGCATGAGGACGGTGAACTGTGGGACAGCGCCGGCCAGCTGGTGGCGTTGTCACGGCAGCTGGCCATCATCAACGGGTCGGCAGCGTCCCGCGAAAGCGGCCGTTCGAAGCCGGTCGGCGCGCCGCCGGAAGGTGTCACATGA
- a CDS encoding AAA family ATPase: MTDRFTGTDRYVATDDLTLAVNAAITLERPLLIKGEPGTGKSMLAVEVARALGKPLIEWHIKSTTKAQQGLYEYDAVARLRDSQLGDARVHDIGNYIVKGKLWQAFEADDTPVLLIDEVDKADIEFPNDLLLELDRMEFHVYETQQTVRAHRRPIVIITSNNEKDLPDAFLRRCFFHYIRFPDAGTMGRIVETHFPDLKRDLLAAALGTFFELRETPGLSKRPSTSELLDWIKLLLAEDIPAEALRSADIKTSLPPLYGALLKNEQDLHLFEKLVFLNRREGR; the protein is encoded by the coding sequence ATGACCGACCGCTTCACCGGCACCGACCGCTACGTCGCCACCGACGACCTGACGCTGGCGGTCAACGCCGCAATCACGCTGGAAAGGCCCCTGCTGATCAAGGGTGAGCCGGGCACCGGCAAGTCCATGCTGGCGGTGGAAGTGGCCCGCGCGCTGGGCAAGCCGCTGATCGAGTGGCACATCAAGTCCACCACCAAGGCGCAGCAGGGTCTGTACGAGTACGACGCGGTGGCGCGCTTGCGCGACTCGCAGCTGGGCGACGCCCGCGTGCACGACATCGGCAACTACATCGTCAAGGGCAAGCTGTGGCAGGCCTTCGAGGCCGACGACACGCCGGTGCTGCTGATCGACGAGGTCGACAAGGCCGACATCGAGTTCCCGAACGACCTGCTGTTGGAACTCGACCGCATGGAGTTCCACGTCTACGAGACGCAGCAGACCGTGCGCGCGCACCGGCGGCCGATCGTCATCATCACGTCCAACAACGAAAAGGACCTGCCGGACGCCTTCCTGCGGCGCTGCTTTTTCCACTACATCCGCTTTCCGGACGCGGGCACCATGGGCCGCATCGTCGAGACGCATTTCCCGGACCTCAAGCGCGATTTGCTGGCTGCGGCGCTGGGCACGTTCTTCGAGCTGCGCGAAACGCCGGGCCTGAGCAAGCGACCGTCGACCTCCGAGCTGCTGGACTGGATCAAGCTGCTGCTGGCCGAAGACATCCCGGCCGAGGCGCTGCGCAGCGCGGACATCAAGACCAGCCTGCCGCCGCTGTACGGCGCCCTGCTCAAGAACGAGCAGGATCTGCACCTGTTCGAGAAGCTGGTGTTCCTGAACCGGCGCGAGGGGCGCTGA
- a CDS encoding vWA domain-containing protein has translation MFTSFLEQLRATGIPVSVREYLTFLEALGRDVSPRSADGLYHLARCALVKDEKFYDRFDTVFAAYFRGAEIAFEQLDGAIPEDWLRKEIEKLLTDEEKARLQSLGSLEALLETLRQRLAEQKGRHQGGSKWIGTGGTSPFGHGGYHPEGVRIGGEGGQRRAAKVWEQRQFRDLDDQVELGTRNIKVALKGLRRLAREGLAEELDIDGTIRGTARRGYLDLQLRPELRNRVKVLLFLDVGGSMDPHVRLCERLFSAARAEFKHLEYFYFHNCVYERLWRSNARRHAERFSTWEVLRKYGRDWKVIFVGDASMAPYEITHVGGSVEHRNEEAGATWLRRLVDTYPSSAWLNPERPADWGYIPSIGLVRELLQDRMYPLTVEGLERAVQALRR, from the coding sequence GTGTTCACGTCGTTTCTGGAGCAACTGCGCGCCACCGGCATTCCGGTCAGCGTGCGCGAGTACCTGACGTTTCTGGAGGCGCTCGGCCGCGACGTGTCGCCGCGCAGTGCGGACGGCCTGTATCACCTGGCCCGCTGCGCGCTGGTCAAGGATGAGAAGTTCTACGACCGCTTCGACACTGTGTTTGCGGCCTATTTTCGCGGCGCTGAAATCGCCTTTGAGCAACTTGACGGCGCCATCCCCGAGGACTGGCTGCGCAAGGAAATCGAAAAGCTGCTCACCGACGAGGAAAAGGCCCGGCTGCAATCGCTCGGCAGCCTGGAGGCGCTACTGGAAACCCTGCGCCAGCGCCTGGCCGAGCAGAAAGGCCGCCACCAGGGCGGCAGCAAGTGGATCGGCACCGGTGGCACCTCACCCTTCGGCCACGGCGGCTACCATCCCGAGGGCGTGCGCATCGGTGGCGAAGGCGGCCAGCGGCGCGCCGCCAAGGTGTGGGAGCAGCGGCAGTTTCGCGATCTCGACGATCAGGTTGAACTGGGCACGCGCAACATCAAGGTGGCGCTCAAGGGCCTGCGCCGGCTGGCGCGCGAGGGGCTCGCCGAAGAACTGGACATCGACGGCACCATTCGCGGCACCGCCCGGCGCGGCTATCTGGACCTGCAACTGCGCCCCGAGCTGCGCAACCGGGTCAAGGTGCTGCTGTTCCTGGACGTGGGCGGCTCCATGGACCCGCATGTGCGGCTGTGCGAGCGCTTGTTCTCGGCCGCGCGGGCGGAATTCAAACACCTCGAATACTTCTACTTCCACAACTGCGTGTACGAGCGCCTGTGGCGCAGCAACGCGCGCCGCCACGCCGAGCGCTTTTCCACCTGGGAGGTGCTGCGCAAGTACGGCCGTGACTGGAAGGTGATCTTCGTCGGCGACGCGTCCATGGCGCCCTACGAGATCACCCACGTCGGCGGCAGCGTGGAACACCGCAACGAGGAGGCCGGCGCCACATGGCTGCGCCGCCTGGTCGACACCTATCCATCATCCGCCTGGCTGAATCCCGAACGGCCCGCTGACTGGGGCTATATTCCGTCCATCGGCCTGGTGCGCGAGCTGCTGCAAGACCGCATGTACCCGCTCACCGTCGAAGGGCTGGAGCGGGCCGTCCAGGCGTTGCGCCGATAG
- a CDS encoding UbiX family flavin prenyltransferase, with the protein MKKRLIVGVTGATGAIYAYELLRQVRALGDIETHLVMSSAAVLTARQELRRERPDFEAVADVVHNVKDIGASIASGSFITEGMVIVPCSMKTLASVANGYSDNLIARAADVILKQRRRLVLVTRETPLNLAHIRNMESVTLMGGIIFPPVPAFYAELTSLDDMVTHTVGRILDLFDIRHDLVNRWRGLGEALKD; encoded by the coding sequence ATGAAGAAACGTCTGATCGTCGGCGTCACCGGCGCCACCGGCGCCATTTACGCCTACGAGCTGCTGCGCCAGGTCCGCGCCCTGGGCGACATCGAGACGCACCTGGTGATGTCGTCCGCCGCCGTGCTGACGGCCCGCCAGGAACTGCGCCGCGAGCGGCCGGACTTCGAGGCCGTTGCCGACGTGGTCCACAACGTCAAGGACATCGGCGCCAGCATCGCCTCCGGTTCGTTCATTACCGAGGGCATGGTCATCGTGCCCTGCTCGATGAAGACGCTGGCCTCGGTGGCAAACGGCTATTCCGACAACCTCATCGCGCGCGCCGCCGACGTCATCCTCAAGCAGCGCCGCCGGCTGGTGCTGGTCACCCGCGAGACGCCGCTGAACCTGGCGCATATCCGCAACATGGAGTCGGTGACGCTGATGGGCGGCATCATCTTCCCGCCCGTGCCGGCCTTCTACGCCGAACTGACCTCGCTCGACGACATGGTGACGCACACGGTCGGCCGGATCCTGGACCTGTTCGACATCCGCCACGACCTGGTCAACCGCTGGCGCGGCCTGGGCGAGGCGCTCAAGGACTGA